A window from Zingiber officinale cultivar Zhangliang chromosome 7A, Zo_v1.1, whole genome shotgun sequence encodes these proteins:
- the LOC122000191 gene encoding cytokinin riboside 5'-monophosphate phosphoribohydrolase LOG7-like, whose protein sequence is MGSMRYLSSIAVGCLDNGDPRLVNVMITYAEPASSVRCPHPKPLGKQIVKEEFDNPRSRLLQIAEHDERIPGISLRLATVAEHWICVSFFDIELLDSMEGAKSVGSVEEAAATTAEKRSRFRRICVFCGSQCGKKPSYQEAAIELGKELVNSGIDLVYGGGSIGLMGLVSHAVHEGGRHVLGVIPKSLMLKELTGGPVGEVREVSDMHERKAEMARQADAFIALPGGYGTLEELLEVITWAQLGIHKKPVGLLNVDGFYNSLLSFIDVAVEEGFISQAARHIIISAHSAKELMRKLEEYIPQYESKLVWDTTEQKHLSFVPEPESGVAS, encoded by the exons ATGGGTTCCATGCGGTACCTATCCTCGATCGCCGTTGGTTGCCTTGATAACGGTGATCCGAGGCTCGTTAACGTGATGATAACTTATGCGGAGCCCGCATCGTCGGTTCGCTGCCCGCACCCCAAACCCCTAGGTAAACAAATCGTTAAAGAAGAATTCGATAATCCTCGGTCTCGCCTTCTTCAAATAGCGGAGCATGACGAGAGGATTCCGGGAATCAGTCTTCGTCTTGCTACTGTTGCAGAGCATTGGATTTGCGTTTCTTTCTTCGATATAGAGCTATTGGATTCGATGGAGGGAGCAAAGAGCGTGGGGTCGGTGGAGGAAGCGGCGGCGACGACGGCGGAGAAAAGGTCAAGGTTTCGGAGGATATGCGTTTTCTGCGGGAGCCAATGCGGGAAGAAGCCGAGCTATCAAGAGGCCGCCATCGAGCTCGGAAAGGAACTG GTGAACAGTGGCATCGATTTGGTGTATGGAGGCGGGAGCATTGGGTTGATGGGCCTTGTTTCTCATGCAGTTCATGAAGGAGGTCGCCATGTCTTggg TGTTATTCCGAAGTCTTTGATGCTAAAGGAG TTAACTGGCGGGCCAGTAGGAGAAGTTAGGGAAGTATCAGACATGCATGAAAGGAAAGCTGAAATGGCTCGCCAAGCAGATGCCTTCATAGCTTTACCAG GTGGTTATGGGACACTGGAGGAGCTCCTGGAGGTGATTACATGGGCTCAACTTGGCATTCACAAAAAGCCG GTTGGACTGTTGAACGTTGATGGGTTTTATAATTCGTTGTTATCATTCATCGACGTGGCGGTGGAAGAAGGCTTCATTTCACAGGCTGCGAGGCACATAATTATATCTGCCCACTCCGCCAAGGAGCTAATGAGGAAACTTGAG GAGTACATACCGCAATATGAATCCAAATTGGTGTGGGACACTACTGAGCAGAAGCACCTCAGCTTTGTGCCGGAACCAGAGTCCGGTGTTGCTTCATAA